Genomic segment of Pseudothermotoga sp.:
CACGGCGCCTGCTTGCTCGCTGGCATCGCTGAACTTTGAAGACGGTGAGACCATATTCGTCGTACCGTCAGATCATTACATTCCTGAAACCGAGAAATTTTGGCATCATGTGCAAATTGCAGAAGATTTCCTCAAAGACCACGAAGGCATAATCACTTTTGGAATAACTCCCACGAGGGTCGAAACTGGTTACGGCTACATAGAATCTGGTGAGCAGCTTCAAGAAAACGTGTTCAAAGTCAAAAAATTCCACGAAAAGCCAGACGTTCAAACAGCTACATTCTATCTGAGCCAAGGCAACTACTTTTGGAACAGCGGTATGTTCATGTGGAAAAAATCGTATTTTGTAGAGCAAATGAAAAAACACGCTCCCGAAGTCATCGCACCGTTCCTTGAAAATCTCGACATCGAAAAGGTGTACGAAAAGGTTCCATCGATAAGTATCGATTATGCACTGATGGAAAAAGCAGACGCGGTGTACATGGTCAAAGCGAGCTTCATTTGGTCGGACGTTGGAAATTTCAACTCATTGAAAGAAATGGGTTTGAAAAATTCAGAACATTGTATCATAGAATCCAGTGAAAATGTGTTCGTGAGGACAACGAAACCAACGATCGTGATCGGTGTAGACAACACAGTGGTGGTTGAAACCGAAAATGGACTGTTGGTGTGCAACACTTCGATGCTGGATAGAATAAAAGAAGCCATAAAAAAGTTGCCTCACTGAAGATGATAAGGAGTGCATCTTTTTATGATCTTGATCGTCAACAAGATGTATCCACCAGAAATCGGCGGTGTTGAAGTTGTGACAAAGACGATCGCT
This window contains:
- a CDS encoding mannose-1-phosphate guanylyltransferase — translated: MKCVILAGGSGERFWPLSTKETPKQFLKLFSDKTLLRETFERIAFKLSPKDIYIVTNRAYAETTYKELPEIPRQNVLLEPAKKNTAPACSLASLNFEDGETIFVVPSDHYIPETEKFWHHVQIAEDFLKDHEGIITFGITPTRVETGYGYIESGEQLQENVFKVKKFHEKPDVQTATFYLSQGNYFWNSGMFMWKKSYFVEQMKKHAPEVIAPFLENLDIEKVYEKVPSISIDYALMEKADAVYMVKASFIWSDVGNFNSLKEMGLKNSEHCIIESSENVFVRTTKPTIVIGVDNTVVVETENGLLVCNTSMLDRIKEAIKKLPH